DNA from Agarilytica rhodophyticola:
CGGTATTAATTGATCCGCAATGGGAAACAGCCGATGTGGATATTGAAAATAACTATTATCCTCGTCGTATCGTTCCTTCACGTATCGAAGCATTTAAAGAAGAGCCAAGTCTTGACCCTGTAAAACGAGATATTATGCAAGATATTAAAATGAAAGTTGTTAAGCCTGAGACGAGAAAAAAGAAAAAGTAATGAAGGTCTCTACTAGCAAAAATAATGGTGTTATTTGGCTCAGCTGTTTGCTGATGTGTATGCTGGCTATTTCCAGCCATGGACATCAGCAAAAGCAAACCATAAGTACATTGTTATTTAATCAACGCACGGGCAACATTGAGGTTGCCCACCGCTTCTATATTCACGATGCTGAACATGCCATTAAACTGGTGGTGGATAAAAAAGCGGATATTATACGTAGTGAAGCATCGCAGCGTGCTTTTGGTGATTATGTTCAAAAGCATTTCAAGCTAAGTGTGCAAGGAGATAATGCCTTGCCTCTTAACTATGTTGGACATGAAGTTGAAGGTAAGTTCTTTTGGGTGTATCAAGAAGTGAAGATCCCGACTGCACTAAAACAGCTTAATATTTACAATAACATGTTGCGAGAAGTCTGGAAGTCCCAACATAATTTAGTCAATGTAGAAGGCAGAGGGAAGCGCCAGTCAGTGGAGTTTTTTGGTGATGATGAATGGAAAACACTTAAGCTAAGTCAAAACTAGTCACAAACTCTAGGTTTTTTATGTACAACGATGTCTTAACATTCTGGTTTGAAGAAATTGAAGAGTCTCACTGGTGGGTGAAAGATAGCGAATTTGACGAGCAAATAAAACAGCGCTTCTCTGGAGTTCACACGAAGGCAACAAAGTGTGAACTCTTCGAGTGGCGAAGTAGCATTGACGGTAGGCTAGCTGAAATTATTGTGCTTGATCAGTTTTCAAGAAATATCTACCGAGATACGCCCCAAGCATTCGCTAACGATGCTCTCGCGTTATCTTTAGCCCAAGAGGCCATATCTCTCAAGCTAGATCAACAGTTAGAAGATCGTAAAAAGAGCTTCCTCTATATTCCATTTATGCACAGTGAATCTCAGAAAATCCATGAAATTGCTGTGGAATTGTATTCTAACAATAAATTGAAAAATCTCGATTTTGAAATAAGGCATAAAAAGATCATCGATAGATTTGGCCGCTATCCACATCGAAATGATATTTTAGGTCGAACCTCAACAGCCGAGGAAATAGAGTTTTTAAAAAGCCCTGGCTCACGTTTTTAATGATACCAAGCCGAGAACAGACCTATCATTAAGTATTATTTGGGAGTGTGCAGCTCGCTCCCAAATTTTTATCGTCGACCTCAGTCGTTTTTTCATGTCGTTTTCATCAATCCAATCGCAAAAAGCAGCGTTGCAATAATTGAGCACAGGGTACGTAGATGATTCCAACGACTCCATTGTTTAATATATCTTTGCCATAACTTTGCAGCTCTCCCATCATTAGCTGATATATTCCCTAACTCATCGTTAAGTGGAACATTACCCACTACGGTAACAAGAAATGTTCCACTAATGTAAAGAAGGCTGGCACTTATTATCCAGTAATATGCTGTTTGTCTATAGATGAGCTGATTAATTATCAGTAATAGACTCGATAGAGCTGTACCTATAAAGACAATTAAAAACCAGCGATTAATGACCACAATATTGATCGACTGCATGGTGTTGATCGCTTCAGCTGTTGGTGTACGCGCTATTGCCTTTATTACAAACGTGGAAAACGCATAAAATGTTCCTGCCATCAGACCTGCACCTAGCAGCGATATTAATATCATATACATGGTGATGTTATTCATGCCGGTATTTTCCATATTCCTGTTACTGCAACTTCGCGCGCGTAGCTAGTGAAATCTCTGGGCTCGCGGCCGAGTGCACGATAAACGCCATCTGTTAAGTAAGCATTGCGTCCGTCGAGCACGGTTTCAAATAAATAATTTAATAACCAAGCAATGTCGTTAGGCATACCTGAGTCAGTAACGCCTTTTGCAAAGGTTGCCTTGGGTATTTGTACAAATTGTACTTCTCGTCCAGCGGCTTGTGAAATCTCACTTGCTAGTTCGCTAAATGTTAATAAGCGTGGTCCGGTGACTTCATAAGTCTCAAATGCGTGGCCATATTCCGTTAGCGCGGCCACTGCAACGTCGGCAATGTCATTGACGTCGATGAAAGGCTCGGGAATGTCGAGGGCTAATGTAGGTAGTGCAATAGTGCCGCTTAACACCATATTGAGAAATTCACCTTCAGAAAAGTTTTGCATAAACCAGCTCGCCCGCACAATTGTCCATTCCACATCTGTTTGTTGCACTATACGCTCGCAGGCTTGAGCTTCTTCTTCACCACGACCAGAAAGTAAAACAAGTCGTTGTACACCTGCTGCTACTGCCATTTCCACAAAGTCATGTATTATCCCTGTGGCACCTGGGATGGCGAGATCCGGTGAGTAGCTAATATAGATGGCACTGACATCTTCTAATACTGCTTGCCAAGTGCTAGGTGCATGCCAATCAAAAGATGGGGTAGTTGAGCGAGAGACTGCACGAGTTTTTATATTTCGCGCTTGTAAGCGTTGTACGATACGTGTGCCGGTTTTTCCTGTGCTACCAATCACTAATGTTATGCCATGATTTTGATAAGTGTGTGATTTTGCTGACATATCTATTATCCTCTTATAAGCTTGTAAGTAATTAAATGATCAAAATTTATGATGCTTAGCTTAGTTGTTAGCTTAAATAGGAGAGCGATTTTGCACCATTCGCGAGATAATCAGATTCATATGCGTTCGTCTAAAAGCTGCTGATGGACACTTTAGGTGGGCTGCTAGACGCTCCTCGGGCAAGAGGCGCTTTTGCTTTGCGCGCTGTGATGAGTGCGCCTTGGTCTCTAAGGGTCGTTGCCGAATCGCCTTTGACATTAATTGCCGTTGTTGATGGTAATCTTTGGCTCCGCCCTGATGAGGGTGAGGCTATAGCGCTTGGCCCTGGAGATATCGCCATTACTCGCGCTCCAAATCACTATAATGTATCCGATTCCGCCACCACGCCAGCTCAAGTGTTTATTCATCCCGGGCAGCGTTGTTGTGATGCTCAGGGTAACTCTCTACTCGAAGAAATGACCCACGGCACACGAACCTGGGGAAATGATCCACAAGGTTCCACCGTTTTTTTGGTAGGCGCTTATGAACATTTGAGTGACATCAGTGATCGACTGCTGAATGTATTGCCACCCGCGCTCTCTTTGAGACGTGCTGATTGGGAGTCGCCTTTGCTACAGCTACTTTGTGATGAAGTAGTGAAAGAGGAACCCGGACAGGCAGCGGTTCTAGATCGTTTGCTCGACCTGTTAGTTACTGCGGTACTTAAAGCTTGGTTTGCTCGCCACGACGAAAATCGGCCACAGTGGTGGCGTTTTCAAGGGGATAGAATTATCCAGTG
Protein-coding regions in this window:
- a CDS encoding DUF6702 family protein, translating into MKVSTSKNNGVIWLSCLLMCMLAISSHGHQQKQTISTLLFNQRTGNIEVAHRFYIHDAEHAIKLVVDKKADIIRSEASQRAFGDYVQKHFKLSVQGDNALPLNYVGHEVEGKFFWVYQEVKIPTALKQLNIYNNMLREVWKSQHNLVNVEGRGKRQSVEFFGDDEWKTLKLSQN
- a CDS encoding DUF924 family protein; this translates as MYNDVLTFWFEEIEESHWWVKDSEFDEQIKQRFSGVHTKATKCELFEWRSSIDGRLAEIIVLDQFSRNIYRDTPQAFANDALALSLAQEAISLKLDQQLEDRKKSFLYIPFMHSESQKIHEIAVELYSNNKLKNLDFEIRHKKIIDRFGRYPHRNDILGRTSTAEEIEFLKSPGSRF
- a CDS encoding DUF1772 domain-containing protein, whose translation is MENTGMNNITMYMILISLLGAGLMAGTFYAFSTFVIKAIARTPTAEAINTMQSINIVVINRWFLIVFIGTALSSLLLIINQLIYRQTAYYWIISASLLYISGTFLVTVVGNVPLNDELGNISANDGRAAKLWQRYIKQWSRWNHLRTLCSIIATLLFAIGLMKTT
- a CDS encoding NAD(P)H-binding protein — translated: MSAKSHTYQNHGITLVIGSTGKTGTRIVQRLQARNIKTRAVSRSTTPSFDWHAPSTWQAVLEDVSAIYISYSPDLAIPGATGIIHDFVEMAVAAGVQRLVLLSGRGEEEAQACERIVQQTDVEWTIVRASWFMQNFSEGEFLNMVLSGTIALPTLALDIPEPFIDVNDIADVAVAALTEYGHAFETYEVTGPRLLTFSELASEISQAAGREVQFVQIPKATFAKGVTDSGMPNDIAWLLNYLFETVLDGRNAYLTDGVYRALGREPRDFTSYAREVAVTGIWKIPA
- a CDS encoding AraC family transcriptional regulator, with translation MDTLGGLLDAPRARGAFALRAVMSAPWSLRVVAESPLTLIAVVDGNLWLRPDEGEAIALGPGDIAITRAPNHYNVSDSATTPAQVFIHPGQRCCDAQGNSLLEEMTHGTRTWGNDPQGSTVFLVGAYEHLSDISDRLLNVLPPALSLRRADWESPLLQLLCDEVVKEEPGQAAVLDRLLDLLVTAVLKAWFARHDENRPQWWRFQGDRIIQCALRLMQDNPAYPWTIDKLASQAGASRASLARRFHDLVGEPPMTFLKNWRMALAADLLCQPDENVGTVAEKVGYATPFAFSAAFKRIRGISPQQYLKDARKAEQ